In Anomaloglossus baeobatrachus isolate aAnoBae1 chromosome 3, aAnoBae1.hap1, whole genome shotgun sequence, one genomic interval encodes:
- the LOC142297234 gene encoding uncharacterized protein LOC142297234 has translation MGWKRHNWLIYGKKVWGKEVWQILEELIQNTKTTVFPVDAHVPIDSLEHLFNSKADKAAAILKTITEGEKAVVPERSTPLSAGLDLHSAKVVLITPGKVGIIPTDLGCQIPKGHYGQIATRSNFALKGAVMVGGVIDSVYHGEIKVIIINVGEEPLIIEKDQRMAQMLLIPVSLAQAQEGSTPTELTLGGDNGFGSSNITNVGAKIWI, from the coding sequence ATGGGGTGGAAAAGACATAATTGGTTGATCTATGGTAAAAAGGTGTGGGGCAAAGAGGTATGGCAAATTCTTGAGGAACTAATTCAAAATACCAAAACAACTGTGTTTCCTGTAGATGCACATGTACCTATTGACTCACTTGAACATCTGTTTAATTCCAAAGCAGATAAAGCAGCTGCAATACTCAAAACAATCACTGAAGGAGAAAAAGCTGTAGTACCAGAGAGATCTACCCCTTTGTCTGCCGGGTTGGATCTTCATTCTGCTAAGGTTGTGTTAATAACACCAGGTAAGGTGGGTATCATTCCCACAGATTTGGGATGTCAGATTCCAAAAGGACATTATGGGCAAATAGCTACAAGATCTAAttttgccttaaaaggagcagtgaTGGTGGGTGGAGTAATTGATTCAGTTTATCATGGTGAAATTAAAGTAATAATTATCAATGTGGGTGAAGAACCTTTGATTATTGAAAAGGATCAGCGAATGGCACAGATGCTGCTGATACCTGTATCTTTAGCCCAGGCTCAGGAAGGAAGCACTCCTACTGAATTAACCCTTGGAGGAGACAATGGCTTTGGGTCCTCAAATATCACGAATGTAGGTGCCAAAATCTGGATCTAA